A region of Aliivibrio fischeri DNA encodes the following proteins:
- a CDS encoding methyltransferase, with product MTQYKNDPFNALEAKTEAQKLSFAPIVFHTARTLRDLGILAALDKAQDQGLDAEQLAQETGVSEYGVKVLLDMALSAHIVTWNKPNYVLANLGHFLLHDGMTNANLDFTADVCYAAMMHLTEAIQEGTPAGLKELGDWPTIYEGLSRLPEKAKESWFKFDHFYSDRSFPILLEKVLSQKPKRLFDIGGNTGKWALQCCNYDNDVEVTIIDLPQQIEMALKNAEEQGFADRINGHPTNMLDKTLPLPQGADVWWMSQFLDCFSPMEILSILKRVRAAMSTDAKVYILELFWDAQKYDAASFSLNATSLYFTCLANGNSRFYRCSDFLEIIEEAGFAVAEQTDNIGLGHTLLELRAK from the coding sequence GTGACTCAATATAAAAATGACCCATTTAACGCATTAGAAGCAAAAACAGAAGCTCAAAAACTTTCTTTTGCTCCTATTGTTTTTCATACAGCTCGAACGCTTAGAGATCTTGGTATTCTAGCGGCTTTAGATAAAGCTCAAGATCAAGGTTTAGATGCTGAGCAATTAGCGCAAGAAACGGGTGTATCTGAATATGGTGTGAAAGTCTTACTTGATATGGCATTAAGTGCGCACATTGTTACTTGGAATAAACCAAACTATGTTCTTGCGAACCTTGGTCATTTCTTATTACACGATGGGATGACGAACGCTAACTTAGATTTTACAGCTGATGTTTGTTATGCCGCTATGATGCATCTTACAGAGGCAATTCAAGAAGGCACACCTGCCGGCTTAAAAGAATTAGGTGACTGGCCAACGATTTATGAAGGCTTGTCTCGATTACCAGAAAAAGCCAAAGAGAGCTGGTTTAAGTTTGATCACTTCTATTCTGACCGTTCGTTCCCAATCTTATTAGAAAAAGTATTAAGCCAAAAACCAAAGCGTTTGTTTGATATCGGCGGCAACACGGGTAAATGGGCACTACAATGCTGTAATTACGATAACGATGTTGAAGTAACAATCATTGACCTTCCACAACAAATCGAAATGGCCTTAAAAAATGCCGAAGAACAAGGTTTTGCCGACCGTATTAATGGTCACCCAACTAATATGCTTGATAAGACTCTACCATTACCTCAAGGTGCAGACGTATGGTGGATGAGCCAATTCCTAGATTGTTTCTCTCCAATGGAAATTTTAAGCATTTTAAAACGTGTTCGTGCAGCCATGTCTACCGATGCGAAAGTGTATATTTTAGAGCTATTTTGGGATGCGCAAAAATACGATGCTGCTTCGTTTAGCTTAAATGCAACCTCTCTATACTTCACTTGTTTAGCCAATGGTAATAGCCGTTTCTATCGTTGCAGCGACTTCTTAGAAATTATTGAAGAAGCGGGTTTTGCTGTTGCTGAGCAGACTGACAATATTGGTTTAGGACACACATTACTTGAACTTCGTGCTAAGTAA
- a CDS encoding phosphopantetheine-binding protein, translated as MEVLHNEIKQLIIDALNLEDISVDDIETEAPLFGDGLGLDSIDALELGLAIKKKYNLVLDADDTQTREHFASVANLAAYINANKA; from the coding sequence ATGGAAGTATTACACAACGAAATTAAACAATTAATTATTGACGCTCTTAACCTAGAAGATATCTCTGTTGATGATATTGAAACGGAAGCACCGCTATTTGGTGACGGCTTAGGCTTAGATTCTATCGATGCTCTAGAGCTAGGTTTAGCAATTAAGAAAAAGTACAACTTAGTGTTAGATGCTGATGATACTCAAACTCGTGAACATTTTGCGTCAGTAGCAAACCTAGCCGCTTACATTAATGCAAACAAAGCGTAA
- a CDS encoding lysophospholipid acyltransferase family protein — MTLLQRTDKYWRILATGFCFSLFGVGALCLTFIVFPLLTFTAKDKKQREVRVQSIIQRSFFIFCKTMHYSRAIKYQFDGAELLQSDRNCLIVANHPSLIDYVLIASQLKQCDCIVKAALWHNPFTQGIVRAAGYIPNQEPEAFLEECSEKLNSGNVLLVFPEGTRTTPGKKSKLQRGAAQIAVRSQSDIRIIHITVTPSFLTKEAKWYQVPDVRPFFHLQVKERVAITPFIEDADSSSSAARNVNRFLDTALYPQNEVNTSKENK; from the coding sequence ATGACTTTACTTCAACGCACTGATAAATACTGGCGAATTTTAGCTACTGGGTTCTGTTTCTCTTTATTCGGAGTCGGTGCACTTTGTTTGACGTTTATTGTTTTTCCATTGCTTACGTTTACAGCAAAAGATAAAAAACAACGCGAAGTTCGAGTGCAATCGATTATCCAACGTAGTTTTTTTATCTTTTGTAAAACAATGCACTATAGTCGTGCGATTAAGTATCAATTTGATGGTGCAGAGCTTCTTCAGAGTGACAGAAATTGCTTAATTGTCGCTAATCACCCAAGCTTAATAGATTATGTTTTAATTGCTTCACAATTGAAGCAATGCGATTGCATCGTAAAAGCAGCCTTATGGCATAATCCGTTTACACAAGGGATTGTCAGAGCTGCGGGGTACATTCCAAATCAAGAACCAGAAGCGTTTTTAGAAGAGTGTTCTGAAAAATTAAACTCAGGTAATGTATTGTTGGTTTTTCCTGAAGGAACGCGAACAACACCGGGTAAAAAATCAAAACTTCAACGAGGTGCAGCGCAAATTGCGGTTCGTAGTCAAAGTGATATTCGTATTATTCATATCACAGTAACACCCAGCTTTTTAACTAAAGAAGCAAAGTGGTATCAAGTTCCTGATGTTCGCCCTTTCTTTCATTTACAAGTGAAAGAGAGAGTCGCCATCACTCCATTTATCGAAGACGCTGACTCTTCATCTTCAGCGGCTCGAAATGTAAATCGATTTTTAGATACAGCTTTGTATCCACAAAATGAAGTCAACACATCAAAAGAAAATAAGTAG
- a CDS encoding VOC family protein: MSSLLLKQQQLEPQQLINALPSFMEKIQALLDVLEIDLTQYQADHIALRINDRDVAEAAHQEWLQQAEEWSNNEINGRPIIALGFNQALTINDWSIECLELPYPGDKSYPQQGWEHVEWVIPCDVDSQEAFLEYVFKTFPTLKDKWDNLTSLGVKVKQSCPSGDAERIANYTVAFKYQGVCIKLHPHSLKAVIESEQA, translated from the coding sequence ATGTCATCACTATTATTAAAACAGCAACAATTAGAGCCTCAACAACTGATTAATGCATTACCTTCATTTATGGAGAAGATCCAAGCATTATTGGATGTATTAGAAATCGATTTAACTCAATATCAAGCCGATCACATTGCATTAAGAATCAATGATCGTGATGTAGCAGAAGCGGCTCATCAAGAGTGGCTACAACAAGCAGAAGAATGGTCAAATAATGAAATTAACGGTCGTCCTATTATTGCTTTAGGTTTTAATCAAGCGTTAACTATCAATGATTGGTCTATTGAATGTTTAGAGTTGCCATACCCTGGTGATAAAAGTTATCCGCAGCAAGGGTGGGAACATGTAGAGTGGGTTATCCCATGTGATGTGGATTCTCAAGAAGCTTTTTTGGAATATGTATTTAAAACGTTCCCAACACTAAAAGATAAATGGGATAACTTGACGTCTTTAGGCGTGAAAGTAAAACAAAGCTGCCCATCAGGTGATGCAGAGCGTATTGCAAATTATACCGTAGCATTCAAATACCAAGGAGTGTGTATAAAGCTTCATCCTCACAGTTTAAAAGCAGTTATTGAGAGTGAGCAGGCATAA
- a CDS encoding 3-hydroxyacyl-ACP dehydratase: protein MTKRKPSILTTKDISVNEAQPSVLICMRVDDDILDFTGHFPNHPLLPGVTQVDWAIHYAKHYLNAHSNFKGMEVLKFQEPILPNMEVELELKWDIEKSKLYFTYRSNKGDTVSNHASGRIVLGA, encoded by the coding sequence ATGACAAAACGTAAGCCAAGTATCCTTACAACAAAAGATATCTCAGTAAATGAAGCGCAACCAAGTGTGCTTATTTGTATGCGTGTGGATGATGATATCTTAGATTTCACCGGACACTTTCCAAATCATCCTTTGTTACCCGGTGTTACTCAAGTTGATTGGGCTATTCATTACGCGAAACATTACCTTAATGCGCATTCAAACTTTAAAGGGATGGAAGTGCTTAAGTTTCAAGAGCCTATTTTACCGAATATGGAAGTAGAACTTGAGCTTAAATGGGATATTGAGAAGAGTAAGCTGTATTTTACTTACCGCTCAAATAAAGGCGATACGGTAAGCAATCATGCTTCTGGTCGTATTGTGTTAGGAGCGTAA
- a CDS encoding beta-ketoacyl synthase chain length factor codes for MTYANFNIIDWHAISAGLDSKNAWLEWRENNFTWPENEKAPVDKIPAMARRRMSSLSKLAVQTALTLAEENDIDYLVFSSRHGELTRTVALLEDILNGDDASPMAFSQSVHNTAAGLFTITAKKAIPVTSIAAGENTFHSAVVEAAAYLAENQNDKVLIIDFDEPLPSHYQEFEKQNYQGYAVGLIMSAGDIFSLQWNNKPTIKPSGLPHGLQCIANLVGSHSQWITESSSKQWVWNRK; via the coding sequence ATGACATACGCAAATTTTAATATTATCGATTGGCACGCAATTTCTGCAGGTTTGGATAGCAAAAATGCGTGGTTAGAATGGCGTGAAAATAATTTCACTTGGCCTGAAAATGAAAAAGCGCCAGTTGATAAAATACCAGCAATGGCTCGAAGAAGAATGAGCTCGTTAAGTAAATTAGCCGTGCAAACCGCATTAACATTAGCGGAAGAAAATGACATTGATTATTTGGTGTTCTCTAGTCGGCATGGTGAGTTAACTCGAACTGTCGCTCTTTTAGAAGATATTTTGAATGGAGATGATGCTTCTCCAATGGCTTTTTCTCAATCGGTTCATAATACTGCCGCAGGTCTATTTACCATCACGGCTAAAAAAGCCATTCCAGTTACTTCTATCGCTGCTGGGGAAAACACCTTTCATTCTGCGGTTGTTGAAGCCGCTGCGTACTTAGCTGAAAATCAAAATGACAAAGTTCTCATTATCGATTTTGACGAGCCTTTACCTTCTCATTACCAAGAGTTTGAAAAACAAAACTATCAAGGCTATGCAGTTGGCTTAATAATGAGCGCAGGGGACATTTTTTCTCTTCAATGGAACAATAAACCTACAATTAAACCTTCTGGATTGCCTCATGGGTTGCAATGTATAGCTAACTTAGTAGGATCACACTCTCAATGGATAACGGAGAGTTCTTCAAAACAATGGGTATGGAATCGAAAATAG
- a CDS encoding NAD(P)/FAD-dependent oxidoreductase codes for MLSPQTTQVAIIGAGPSGSIAAALLNKHNINCIILEKSSFPRFSIGESLLPACMESIKHAGMLNAVEDACFQFKDGAAFHCNGTFTSFDFTDKFTDGAGTTFQVQRGNFDKVLADCAKEQGVEIRYQHEITDVDVNTEKPLLSVLDENGTPYQIQADFILDASGFGRVLPKLLELEEPSCLPPRRAIFTHIKDNITDESYDRNKILVSVHPTNTQVWYWLIPFSNGTCSFGVVGEPEFFDAYSEDKVTALKQLAEEESNLKHLLNQAEYPNPCGEIMGYSANVSKLFDKNFALLGNAGEFLDPVFSSGVTIAMKSAELAADLLIKQFNQETVNWQQDYSDKLMKGVNAFRCYVEGWYEGTFQNVIFHENPNPKIKQMICAILAGYAWDESNPFVAEPERRLKVVAELCKP; via the coding sequence GTGTTATCACCACAAACAACCCAAGTGGCTATTATTGGTGCTGGACCTTCTGGCTCTATTGCTGCTGCCCTATTAAACAAACACAATATCAACTGTATTATTCTTGAAAAATCGAGTTTCCCTCGCTTTTCTATCGGTGAAAGTTTATTACCTGCATGTATGGAATCCATTAAACATGCAGGCATGTTAAACGCTGTTGAAGATGCTTGTTTTCAATTCAAAGATGGTGCTGCTTTTCATTGTAATGGCACTTTCACTTCTTTTGATTTTACGGACAAATTCACCGACGGCGCAGGAACCACATTCCAAGTACAACGTGGCAACTTTGATAAAGTTTTAGCTGATTGTGCAAAAGAACAAGGCGTTGAAATTCGCTATCAACATGAAATAACCGATGTGGATGTGAATACAGAAAAGCCTCTATTATCGGTACTGGATGAAAACGGAACGCCTTACCAAATTCAAGCAGATTTCATTCTTGATGCGAGTGGCTTTGGCCGTGTTCTACCAAAACTATTGGAATTAGAAGAGCCCTCATGCCTGCCACCACGCCGTGCTATTTTTACACATATAAAAGACAATATTACTGACGAAAGCTACGACAGAAATAAAATTTTAGTCTCTGTTCATCCAACAAATACACAAGTGTGGTATTGGTTAATTCCATTCAGTAATGGGACATGTTCTTTTGGTGTGGTTGGAGAGCCGGAGTTCTTCGATGCATATTCAGAAGATAAAGTAACGGCATTAAAACAACTTGCAGAAGAAGAAAGTAATCTCAAACATCTGTTAAACCAAGCTGAATACCCGAACCCTTGTGGTGAAATCATGGGATATTCTGCCAATGTCAGTAAGCTGTTTGATAAAAACTTTGCTTTACTGGGCAATGCTGGTGAATTTTTAGATCCGGTGTTCTCTTCTGGTGTCACGATTGCAATGAAATCGGCAGAGCTAGCTGCAGACTTATTGATTAAGCAATTTAATCAAGAAACGGTGAATTGGCAGCAAGATTACTCAGATAAGTTGATGAAAGGAGTCAATGCTTTTCGTTGTTACGTGGAAGGATGGTATGAAGGGACATTCCAAAATGTGATCTTCCATGAAAATCCGAACCCTAAAATTAAACAAATGATCTGCGCAATTTTAGCTGGCTATGCTTGGGATGAAAGCAATCCATTTGTTGCCGAGCCAGAGCGTCGATTAAAAGTGGTTGCTGAATTATGTAAGCCATAA
- a CDS encoding AMP-binding protein produces MDKKKRSMKTVSLSQLVLQDKTDHTVCFDEQHSYISYSQFQKDVQQACAFFQQKPQDKWALCFDDSYYFAVTFLGLAHAGKHLILPGNHQPAALAELSQYFDALIHDDIIKVMPCSEHVAYHDIKSDHLATLSPLPLHEVALTLFTSGSTDTPKPIAKNLQLLDNEIQQLDCLWGEKLGQSDIYSTVSHQHIYGLLFRVLWPLTAGRAFSRHNFIYPEQILSHRPDDKKTLISSPALLKRLVDHQGHNTYQMVFSSGGPLAIEGAEQSEKKLSLRPFEVYGSTETGGIGYRQQFEPSSLWCFFPSHQARLNIEHCLELLSPFIDDEEWYATSDYCDLLANGQFVLKGRVDRVIKIEEKRLSLTEVEKRLMQLEWINEAAVIPMEEEKRTVLGTVIVLSEAGTKLMEQGSKGKFWLRLRSELREWLEPVGIPRRFRTVSEIPLNSQGKRQMHDLKQLFNDANN; encoded by the coding sequence ATGGATAAGAAAAAAAGAAGTATGAAAACAGTCTCTCTTTCGCAATTAGTATTACAAGATAAAACAGACCACACGGTGTGTTTTGATGAGCAGCACTCATATATTTCTTATTCTCAATTTCAAAAAGACGTGCAGCAAGCATGTGCGTTTTTTCAGCAAAAGCCTCAAGATAAGTGGGCATTGTGCTTTGATGATAGTTATTATTTCGCGGTTACTTTTCTTGGGTTAGCCCATGCGGGTAAACACCTTATTCTTCCAGGTAACCATCAACCAGCGGCATTGGCCGAATTATCTCAGTATTTTGATGCCTTAATTCATGATGACATTATTAAAGTGATGCCATGCAGTGAGCATGTTGCCTATCATGATATAAAAAGTGACCATTTAGCTACATTATCACCACTTCCTCTTCATGAGGTTGCGCTTACTTTATTTACTTCTGGCTCAACCGATACACCCAAGCCCATTGCTAAAAACCTTCAATTGCTTGATAACGAAATTCAACAATTAGACTGTTTATGGGGTGAAAAACTCGGACAAAGTGACATTTACAGCACCGTATCACACCAACATATCTATGGTTTATTATTTAGAGTGTTGTGGCCATTAACGGCTGGTCGTGCTTTTAGTCGCCATAACTTTATTTACCCAGAGCAAATTTTATCTCATCGACCTGATGATAAAAAAACGCTTATTTCTAGCCCCGCATTGCTTAAGCGCTTGGTTGACCATCAAGGACACAATACTTATCAGATGGTTTTCTCATCCGGTGGACCTCTTGCTATTGAAGGGGCTGAGCAAAGTGAGAAAAAACTCTCACTGCGTCCATTTGAAGTTTATGGTAGTACAGAAACGGGTGGTATTGGCTACCGTCAGCAGTTTGAACCAAGCTCTTTATGGTGCTTCTTTCCTTCTCATCAAGCCCGTTTAAACATTGAACATTGCTTAGAATTGCTTTCTCCATTTATTGATGACGAAGAGTGGTACGCGACGAGCGATTATTGTGATTTGCTTGCTAATGGTCAGTTTGTTCTAAAAGGTCGCGTCGATCGCGTGATCAAAATTGAAGAAAAGCGCCTCTCTTTAACGGAAGTTGAAAAACGATTAATGCAGTTAGAGTGGATTAATGAAGCGGCAGTGATCCCGATGGAAGAAGAAAAACGCACCGTATTGGGCACAGTGATTGTTCTATCAGAAGCGGGAACTAAACTAATGGAGCAGGGCTCTAAGGGTAAGTTTTGGTTGAGATTACGCTCAGAATTACGTGAATGGTTAGAGCCTGTTGGTATTCCTCGTCGTTTTAGAACTGTTAGTGAAATTCCATTAAATAGCCAAGGTAAACGTCAAATGCACGATTTAAAGCAGCTATTTAATGATGCGAATAATTAA
- the argS gene encoding arginine--tRNA ligase: MNIQSLINDKVSQALEAAGAPAGSPAAVRQSAKAQFGDYQANGVMGVAKRLGTNPREFAQKVLDVLDLDGIASKTEIAGPGFINIFLSEEFLAKQAEAALADERLGVAKEEQQNIVADYSAPNVAKEMHVGHLRSTIIGDAVVRTLEFLGHNVTRANHIGDWGTQFGMLIANLERIQKEKGEVSMELSDLEGFYRESKKLYDEDEEFAVTARGYVVKLQSGDEFCAEMWKKLVDVTMVQNQRNYDRLNVSLTRDNVMGESMYNSMLAPIVADLQKQGLAVESEGAQVVFLDEYKNKDGEPMGVIVQKRDGGFLYTTTDIACAKYRYEELNADRVLYFIDSRQHQHLMQAWTIVRKAGYVPESVSLEHHAFGMMLGKDGRPFKTRAGGTVRLADLLDEAEERAAKLIEEKNKDLPAEEKAKIATTVAMAAVKYSDLSKHRTTDYIFDWDNMLAFEGNTAPYMQYAYTRVASIFSKAGLSMDELTGEVKITDEKEKALVAKLMQFEEAVQAVASEGQPHLMCAYLFELAGQFSSFYEACPILNNEDDAVKQSRLKLAALTAKTIKQGLELLGIETLERM; this comes from the coding sequence TTGAATATTCAATCACTTATTAACGACAAAGTTTCTCAAGCGTTAGAAGCAGCCGGTGCGCCAGCAGGCAGCCCTGCCGCAGTACGTCAATCTGCAAAAGCACAATTTGGTGACTACCAAGCTAACGGCGTAATGGGCGTAGCTAAGCGACTAGGTACAAACCCACGAGAATTTGCTCAGAAAGTACTGGATGTTTTGGATCTTGATGGCATCGCTAGCAAAACTGAAATTGCAGGCCCTGGCTTTATCAATATTTTCTTATCAGAAGAATTTCTAGCAAAACAAGCAGAAGCAGCATTAGCTGACGAACGCTTAGGTGTTGCTAAAGAAGAACAACAAAACATCGTTGCAGACTACTCTGCACCAAACGTTGCTAAAGAAATGCACGTTGGTCACTTACGTTCAACTATCATTGGTGATGCTGTTGTTCGTACTCTTGAGTTTTTAGGTCACAACGTTACTCGTGCTAACCACATCGGTGACTGGGGTACTCAGTTTGGTATGCTTATCGCAAACCTTGAGCGTATCCAAAAAGAGAAAGGCGAAGTTTCTATGGAACTGTCTGATCTTGAAGGTTTCTACCGTGAATCTAAAAAACTGTATGACGAAGACGAAGAGTTTGCAGTAACCGCTCGTGGTTATGTTGTTAAACTTCAAAGCGGTGATGAGTTCTGCGCAGAAATGTGGAAGAAGCTTGTTGACGTTACTATGGTTCAAAACCAACGCAACTATGACCGTCTAAACGTATCACTTACTCGTGATAACGTAATGGGCGAAAGTATGTACAACAGCATGCTTGCTCCAATTGTTGCTGATCTTCAAAAACAAGGTTTAGCTGTTGAGAGCGAAGGCGCTCAAGTTGTATTCCTAGATGAATACAAAAACAAAGATGGCGAACCTATGGGTGTTATCGTTCAAAAACGTGACGGTGGCTTCCTATACACAACAACAGATATTGCTTGTGCTAAATACCGTTACGAAGAACTGAACGCAGACCGTGTTCTTTATTTCATCGATTCACGTCAACACCAACACCTAATGCAAGCTTGGACTATCGTTCGTAAAGCGGGCTATGTTCCTGAGAGCGTATCTCTAGAACACCATGCGTTTGGTATGATGCTAGGTAAAGATGGTCGTCCATTTAAAACTCGTGCTGGTGGTACGGTTCGTCTAGCTGATCTTCTTGATGAAGCTGAAGAACGTGCAGCGAAACTGATCGAAGAGAAAAACAAAGATCTACCAGCTGAAGAAAAAGCAAAAATTGCTACAACTGTTGCAATGGCAGCCGTTAAGTACTCAGATCTTTCTAAGCACCGTACTACGGATTACATCTTCGATTGGGACAACATGCTTGCGTTCGAAGGTAACACAGCGCCTTACATGCAATATGCATACACTCGTGTGGCTTCTATCTTCAGCAAAGCTGGCTTATCTATGGATGAGTTAACGGGTGAAGTTAAGATCACTGATGAGAAAGAAAAAGCGTTAGTTGCTAAGTTAATGCAATTTGAAGAAGCGGTTCAAGCAGTAGCAAGTGAAGGTCAACCTCACCTAATGTGTGCTTACCTATTTGAACTTGCTGGTCAATTCTCTAGCTTCTACGAAGCGTGCCCTATTCTTAACAACGAAGATGACGCTGTTAAGCAAAGCCGCCTGAAGTTAGCTGCATTAACAGCGAAAACAATTAAGCAAGGCTTAGAACTACTCGGTATTGAAACGCTAGAACGTATGTAA
- a CDS encoding lipoprotein, with protein sequence MSFLKPLLATSGLIILSGCASVMTLTDKNTGDDLFLTNKPVYTLVNLHPDDTRSKLYSVNFQQDGLIPLCTQVDIVNVSTKRLTFKIDSSGREYILDKHKSSPDFAKYLSNYFGTECNTEKVEKLSALDQQGIKEGVVKKGMTKEGVKYAIGFPPEHRTPNLNSDHWLYWKNRFNTFKVEFNGNTVSNIID encoded by the coding sequence ATGTCATTTTTAAAACCATTATTAGCGACTTCCGGTTTAATAATTTTATCGGGTTGCGCGAGTGTCATGACTCTTACTGACAAAAATACGGGTGACGATTTATTTCTTACCAATAAACCCGTTTATACTCTTGTTAACCTTCACCCTGACGACACTCGTTCAAAACTTTATTCTGTTAATTTTCAACAAGATGGATTAATTCCTCTCTGTACTCAAGTTGATATTGTCAACGTTAGTACTAAACGTCTTACATTTAAAATTGATAGTAGTGGCAGAGAATATATTTTAGATAAACACAAATCATCTCCTGATTTTGCAAAATACTTAAGCAACTATTTCGGTACTGAGTGTAATACTGAAAAAGTAGAAAAACTAAGTGCACTTGATCAGCAGGGAATAAAAGAAGGTGTGGTTAAGAAAGGCATGACAAAAGAAGGCGTGAAATATGCCATCGGCTTCCCACCAGAACATAGAACACCTAATTTAAATAGCGATCATTGGTTATATTGGAAAAATAGATTTAATACTTTTAAAGTCGAATTTAACGGTAATACCGTATCAAATATAATCGATTAA
- a CDS encoding acyl carrier protein — protein MTDVNKEQVLEQVTSALVELFEIDEADITPEAQLYTDLDLDSIDAVDLVVHLQKVTGKKIKPEEFKEVRTVDDVVNSVAALLKGE, from the coding sequence ATGACAGACGTAAATAAAGAGCAAGTATTAGAGCAAGTAACTTCTGCATTAGTTGAACTGTTTGAAATTGATGAAGCAGATATTACCCCAGAAGCTCAGCTGTATACTGACCTTGATTTAGATAGTATCGATGCTGTCGATCTTGTTGTTCATTTGCAGAAAGTGACGGGTAAAAAAATCAAACCAGAAGAGTTCAAAGAAGTTCGTACTGTTGACGATGTAGTTAATTCTGTAGCTGCACTGTTAAAAGGCGAATAA
- the yfbV gene encoding terminus macrodomain insulation protein YfbV: MSENGFLFRFRDGQTYMDTWPERKELAPMFPEQRVIKATKFAVKVMPAVAVISVLTQMVFNNTAGLPQAIIIALFAISMPLQGFWWLGNRANTKLPPALASWYRELYQKIIESGAALEPMKSQPRYKELANILNKAFKQLDKTALERWF; encoded by the coding sequence ATGAGTGAAAACGGTTTTTTATTCCGATTTCGAGATGGTCAAACCTATATGGATACTTGGCCTGAGCGAAAAGAGTTAGCTCCGATGTTCCCTGAGCAACGAGTGATTAAAGCAACTAAGTTCGCTGTTAAAGTCATGCCAGCGGTTGCGGTTATCAGCGTATTAACGCAAATGGTTTTTAATAATACTGCAGGCTTGCCACAAGCTATCATCATTGCATTGTTTGCCATTAGCATGCCATTACAAGGTTTTTGGTGGTTAGGTAACAGAGCAAATACAAAATTACCGCCAGCATTAGCGAGTTGGTATCGTGAGTTATACCAAAAAATTATTGAATCAGGGGCAGCATTAGAGCCAATGAAGAGTCAGCCTCGTTATAAAGAACTGGCGAATATTTTGAATAAAGCGTTTAAACAGTTAGATAAAACAGCTTTAGAACGTTGGTTTTAA